A stretch of Castanea sativa cultivar Marrone di Chiusa Pesio chromosome 2, ASM4071231v1 DNA encodes these proteins:
- the LOC142625562 gene encoding G-type lectin S-receptor-like serine/threonine-protein kinase LECRK4, with amino-acid sequence MAVMIIVLILFMNFCGLHAQISPNISLGSSFTAGSNASLRSFSGDFAFGFYALQNGLYLVGIWFDRIPEKTLVWSANRNHPAEKGSSIQLTNAGALVLTYGNGSTLQIYNEAAASLGTMENDGNFVLRENSSRVLWQSFNSSTDTLLPGQALVKGQKLYSKAKGSSNYSTGNFMLEMQIDGNLVLSAYHFSDPGYWTTQTFADNVSLVFDKSASLYLVNGTMDEIFLITKNISSQVEDYYHRATVEYHGNFQQYIYHKRNGSGWKRVWRVNNDPCFANSICGINGMCTSSDNETVSCSCLPGYLPLDPSDVSQGCYLENVLNYCAVSSMRSFSMKVIEDADFPPGSYDGDLGQVTNVSVEGCKKALMDDCYTLAASWVDSKCLKKRMPLLNARKSASTKGSVAFIKVANKKKSEEPSLATKRKNFDTRVLLVIGLMISASLAFLFGVFALYYHLLKRKQSPNAKTIGINFREFTFQELREATNGFSKVLGRGASGTVYSGSLTLEDAKIDIAVKELTKATEKSEKEFITELKVIGCTHHRNLVRLLGFCVENDQPLLVYELMPNGTLSHFLFKEGERPTWLQRSEMALEIASGLHYLHEECEAQIIHCDIKPDNVLLDVNYTAKIADFGLSKLLNKQQTRTDTNARGTYGYMAPEWLKVAPIAAKVDVYSFGVMLLEIICARRHIERSRVEEESGKDDLLLSNWVLNCVISRKLEMVVGHEPEVLSDFKRFERMALVGLWCINPDPILRPSMKKVTQMLEGTVEVGIPPQVYDYVSNN; translated from the coding sequence ATGGCTGTAATGATAATTGTTCTAATACTATTTATGAACTTCTGTGGCTTACATGCCCAAATTTCTCCCAACATAAGCTTAGGTTCTAGCTTTACTGCTGGATCCAATGCTTCATTGCGGTCCTTCTCTGGTGATTTTGCATTTGGATTCTATGCTCTCCAAAACGGCCTCTACCTTGTTGGGATTTGGTTTGATAGAATTCCAGAGAAAACACTAGTTTGGTCAGCCAACCGTAACCACCCAGCAGAAAAAGGATCATCAATCCAACTGACTAATGCCGGAGCTCTTGTGCTCACTTATGGTAATGGTAGtactctacaaatatataatgaagCTGCTGCAAGTTTAGGGACCATGGAAAATGATGGCAACTTTGTCTTGAGAGAGAACAGTTCAAGAGTCCTTTGGCAGAGCTTTAATTCTTCAACAGACACACTCTTACCGGGGCAAGCTCTAGTTAAAGGCCAAAAGCTCTATTCCAAGGCAAAAGGAAGTTCAAATTACTCAACCGGGAATTTCATGCTGGAAATGCAAATTGATGGAAACTTGGTGCTCTCTGCATATCATTTCTCTGATCCTGGTTATTGGACCACACAAACCTTTGCTGACAATGTGAGCCTAGTCTTTGATAAGAGTGCTTCCTTGTACCTTGTCAATGGCACAATGGATGAAATCTTCCTTATAACAAAGAACATTTCAAGCCAAGTCGAAGACTACTATCACCGAGCAACTGTTGAATATCATGGCAATTTCCAACAGTATATTTACCATAAAAGAAATGGCAGCGGATGGAAAAGGGTGTGGAGAGTCAATAACGACCCTTGCTTCGCGAATTCTATATGTGGCATAAACGGCATGTGCACTTCATCGGATAATGAAACAGTGAGCTGCAGTTGCTTACCGGGCTATCTCCCGTTAGATCCAAGCGATGTGTCTCAAGGATGCTACCTGGAAAACGTGCTGAACTATTGTGCTGTCTCTTCAATGAGGAGCTTTAGCATGAAGGTCATTGAGGATGCTGATTTCCCACCTGGTTCCTATGATGGAGATTTGGGTCAAGTGACAAACGTTAGTGTGGAGGGATGCAAGAAGGCTTTAATGGATGATTGTTATACCTTGGCTGCTTCCTGGGTGGATTCTAAATGTCTCAAGAAGAGGATGCCTCTGCTAAATGCAAGAAAGAGTGCTTCCACCAAAGGTAGTGTGGCATTTATCAAGGTAGCAAATAAGAAGAAGAGTGAGGAGCCAAGTCTTGCAAcgaaaaggaaaaattttgatacacgGGTTCTTTTGGTGATTGGCCTTATGATAAGTGCTTCTCTTGCTTTCCTGTTTGGAGTATTTGCCTTGTACTATCATCTATTGAAGAGAAAGCAGTCACCAAATGCAAAGACCATTGGGATTAACTTTCGAGAATTCACATTCCAAGAGCTGCGTGAAGCAACAAATGGATTTAGTAAGGTCCTTGGTCGTGGTGCTTCTGGAACAGTTTACAGTGGTAGTCTAACTTTAGAGGATGCCAAGATTGATATTGCTGTGAAGGAGCTAACAAAAGCTACTGAGAAAAGTGAGAAGGAATTTATAACAGAGCTCAAAGTTATTGGTTGTACGCATCATAGAAATCTGGTAAGACTGTTGGGATTTTGCGTTGAGAATGATCAACCACTTCTAGTTTATGAGCTAATGCCAAATGGAACAttatcacattttctttttaaggagGGGGAGAGACCCACTTGGCTTCAGAGGTCAGAAATGGCACTTGAAATAGCAAGTGGTTTACATTACTTGCATGAAGAATGTGAGGCTCAGATCATACACTGTGACATCAAGCCTGATAATGTGCTACTTGATGTCAATTATACAGCAAAAATAGCAGATTTTGGGCTATCAAAGCTTTTGAATAAACAGCAAACCAGAACTGACACTAATGCTAGAGGAACATATGGATATATGGCACCAGAATGGCtaaaggtggcacctatagcCGCCAAAGTGGATGTTTACAGTTTTGGTGTGATGTTACTTGAAATAATTTGTGCTAGAAGGCACATAGAACGGAGCCGGGTTGAAGAGGAGAGTGGCAAGGATGATCTACTTCTTTCAAATTGGGTTCTAAATTGTGTGATTTCACGGAAGCTGGAGATGGTGGTGGGACATGAACCTGAAGTATTGAGTGATTTCAAGAGGTTTGAGCGAATGGCCTTGGTGGGATTATGGTGCATTAATCCGGATCCGATTCTCAGGCCCTCTATGAAGAAAGTGACACAAATGCTGGAAGGAACAGTGGAAGTTGGGATCCCACCTCAGGTCTATGATTATGTTTCAAACAATTGa